In Rhizobium jaguaris, a single window of DNA contains:
- a CDS encoding ABC transporter ATP-binding protein yields the protein MEIDVGIVSVALIMNVLEAHELYRFFHIGDHEIAALRGVSLTLVEGELVAVIGPSGSGKSTLLSCLTGLDEPDGGHVIVCGRRVTRRSEASRAAIRAVSFGILQQSNNLLPHLTVAENIRLPMLLTGSADEERIAELLKVMGLVHRATAYPATLSGGETARAGLAVALAADPPVLVADEPTAEIDRRAEASLMVYLDARRTTGKTTLLATHSAALASKADRILRLRDGRLDDG from the coding sequence ATGGAAATTGATGTCGGAATCGTTTCGGTGGCATTGATCATGAACGTTCTGGAGGCGCACGAGCTCTACCGGTTCTTTCACATCGGCGATCACGAAATTGCTGCCCTGCGGGGCGTCAGCCTCACACTTGTCGAAGGTGAGTTGGTTGCCGTCATTGGCCCGTCGGGAAGTGGTAAATCGACCCTGCTGTCGTGTCTCACTGGGCTCGATGAACCCGATGGAGGTCATGTGATCGTCTGCGGGCGGCGCGTTACACGCCGCTCGGAAGCAAGTCGCGCAGCCATCCGGGCGGTGAGCTTCGGCATTCTGCAGCAATCGAACAACCTTCTCCCTCACCTCACGGTCGCAGAAAATATCAGACTCCCGATGTTGCTGACAGGCAGCGCGGATGAAGAGCGGATTGCCGAATTGCTCAAAGTCATGGGGCTCGTACATCGTGCCACGGCTTACCCGGCAACGCTCTCCGGCGGCGAGACGGCCCGTGCCGGATTGGCAGTCGCGCTCGCCGCCGATCCTCCTGTTCTGGTGGCCGACGAGCCGACCGCCGAAATCGATCGTCGTGCCGAGGCCAGCTTGATGGTCTATCTCGATGCGCGGCGAACAACCGGCAAGACAACGCTGCTGGCCACCCACAGTGCGGCATTGGCGAGTAAAGCCGATCGGATTCTCCGGCTACGGGATGGAAGGCTCGATGATGGATGA
- a CDS encoding response regulator transcription factor, with protein MRILLVEDDPMVGRSLSQALADAGMSVDWVADGRAGEEALLAGGHAVALLDLGLPDSDGIQVLENVRRHGISTPIVVITARDDLDTRVRGLDSGGDDFVVKPFEVPEILARIRAVLRRHAGHATSRIGTSEIVLDLASHELSYRGQTEMLPAREFALMRALAERPGTILSRSQIEDRVYGWGEEVESNAVDVLIHYIRRRFGKDVIRNVRGAGWLVLKS; from the coding sequence ATGCGCATTCTTCTTGTTGAAGACGATCCGATGGTTGGCCGCAGCCTCAGCCAGGCGCTGGCTGACGCCGGCATGAGTGTGGATTGGGTCGCCGACGGCCGTGCTGGCGAGGAGGCGTTGTTGGCCGGCGGCCATGCGGTCGCCCTTTTGGATCTTGGTCTGCCCGATTCCGACGGTATCCAAGTTTTGGAGAACGTCCGCCGCCACGGCATAAGCACACCAATCGTCGTGATCACAGCGCGCGACGATCTCGATACCCGTGTCAGGGGACTGGACTCGGGCGGTGACGATTTCGTGGTGAAACCTTTTGAAGTGCCGGAAATTCTTGCGCGTATCCGGGCCGTCCTGCGCCGTCACGCCGGCCACGCGACGTCCCGCATCGGTACATCGGAGATTGTGCTCGACCTCGCCTCGCACGAGCTGAGTTATCGTGGACAGACCGAAATGCTGCCAGCGCGCGAGTTTGCGCTGATGCGGGCGCTCGCGGAGCGTCCCGGAACGATCCTGTCGCGGTCGCAGATCGAAGATCGCGTGTACGGTTGGGGCGAAGAGGTTGAGAGCAATGCTGTCGACGTCCTGATTCACTATATCCGGCGTCGTTTCGGCAAGGACGTTATCCGCAATGTTCGCGGTGCCGGCTGGCTGGTGCTGAAATCTTGA
- a CDS encoding ATP-binding protein, producing the protein MTSLRWATTLILAAVFSVLAVFGGAASYIVARKESNEFLDLQQRQIARYVGDLTFVAPGDVALPPHDTEDDYVVEVSYTDGRAPRSSNEAIVIPDQPATGFSEFDNAIGHWRVFSLVTPERTVQVAQQTFVRKEIAADAAIRAILPFVLAIPVSWLVVTLVVGRTFRRLERLADDIARREATDQSPIEMAIIPREIQPLIMAINDLLSRLKRSMARQREFLSDAAHELRTPLAALTIQIGNIRQAENNSELDARLAELQAGARRASALASQLLRMARYESMDGPTEHETIRLDELTKDVVSGLIPLADQRGVDLGFGAMASAEVTGSNADLRALLEILVDNAVRYTPSGGIVDVAIAERAGRIELSVSDTGPGVPEDMLPRLTERFFRGHQSNEEGSGLGLAIARTIAQRHDLDLLLSNRRDCRGFSAILSFPRLQDPTGFSAQSG; encoded by the coding sequence TTGACGTCGCTTCGCTGGGCCACGACCCTGATATTGGCGGCAGTTTTTTCCGTCCTGGCGGTGTTCGGCGGCGCCGCCTCCTATATCGTCGCACGCAAGGAAAGCAACGAATTCCTGGACCTGCAGCAGCGCCAGATCGCTCGCTATGTTGGCGATCTCACTTTCGTCGCACCCGGCGACGTGGCTTTGCCTCCCCACGATACAGAGGACGACTATGTCGTCGAGGTGAGCTACACGGACGGCCGGGCACCGCGCAGCTCCAATGAAGCAATTGTCATTCCCGATCAGCCGGCTACGGGATTTTCGGAGTTCGACAATGCTATCGGCCACTGGCGCGTATTTTCACTCGTAACGCCGGAGCGAACTGTGCAGGTGGCTCAGCAGACGTTTGTCAGGAAGGAGATAGCGGCCGATGCGGCCATTCGTGCGATCCTGCCCTTCGTTCTGGCCATCCCGGTTTCATGGCTGGTCGTGACACTCGTTGTCGGACGCACCTTTCGCCGACTGGAGCGACTGGCTGACGATATCGCGCGACGCGAAGCGACGGATCAGTCGCCGATTGAAATGGCGATAATCCCTCGTGAAATCCAGCCGCTCATCATGGCCATCAATGATCTCCTGTCGCGTCTGAAACGCTCAATGGCGCGCCAAAGGGAATTTCTCTCGGACGCCGCCCACGAGCTCAGGACACCGCTTGCCGCCCTGACCATCCAGATCGGCAATATCCGGCAGGCGGAAAACAATTCCGAGCTTGATGCGCGATTGGCCGAATTGCAGGCCGGCGCCAGACGCGCGTCCGCGCTCGCATCGCAGCTCCTGCGGATGGCGCGCTATGAAAGCATGGACGGGCCGACGGAACATGAAACGATCCGCCTGGACGAATTGACCAAGGATGTCGTGTCGGGCCTGATCCCGCTTGCGGATCAACGGGGTGTCGATCTCGGTTTTGGCGCGATGGCGTCAGCCGAGGTCACCGGCTCGAATGCCGACCTGCGCGCCTTGCTGGAGATCCTTGTCGACAATGCCGTTCGATATACGCCGTCGGGCGGTATCGTCGATGTCGCCATCGCCGAACGTGCCGGCCGCATCGAACTTTCGGTCAGCGACACCGGTCCCGGCGTTCCAGAGGATATGTTGCCGCGGCTCACCGAGCGCTTTTTCCGGGGCCACCAATCGAATGAAGAGGGTAGCGGCCTGGGACTTGCCATCGCCCGAACGATTGCACAGCGCCACGATCTGGATCTTCTCCTGTCGAATCGCAGGGATTGTCGAGGATTCAGCGCGATCCTGTCATTTCCGCGATTGCAGGATCCTACCGGCTTCTCCGCCCAATCGGGATAG
- a CDS encoding DedA family protein produces the protein MFDIVSPAHIHDLIQAYGLWVLFALVMAESMGVPLPGETALVTTALYAGSTHLISLQAVVATASMAAIVGDNIGYLLGRLIGLPLLVRYGERFRIGSDRLKVGQYFFMRHGGKIVFFGRFVALLRTFAALLAGANRMRWWYFLLMNACGGVCWATVFAGAAYLFGKQVQHVKGPIGLLLFVVAIGFVFAGMVFFRRHEKELEKRAKAALGDP, from the coding sequence TTGTTTGATATTGTTTCCCCAGCACACATCCACGACCTGATCCAGGCCTATGGCCTTTGGGTTCTGTTCGCACTGGTCATGGCGGAAAGCATGGGCGTGCCGCTTCCGGGGGAGACCGCGTTGGTGACAACGGCGCTCTATGCCGGTTCGACGCATCTGATCAGTCTGCAGGCCGTCGTGGCGACCGCAAGCATGGCCGCTATTGTCGGCGACAATATCGGCTATCTGCTTGGCCGGTTGATTGGCCTTCCCTTGTTGGTACGCTACGGCGAACGTTTTCGTATCGGCAGTGACAGGCTCAAAGTCGGCCAATATTTCTTCATGAGACACGGCGGTAAGATCGTCTTTTTCGGACGATTTGTTGCGCTACTCCGTACTTTCGCCGCTCTTCTTGCAGGGGCAAACCGCATGCGCTGGTGGTATTTTCTGTTGATGAATGCTTGCGGTGGCGTGTGTTGGGCAACCGTCTTCGCCGGCGCGGCCTATCTGTTCGGCAAACAGGTTCAACATGTGAAGGGGCCTATCGGCTTGCTGCTTTTCGTGGTTGCGATCGGATTCGTCTTTGCTGGGATGGTGTTCTTCCGCCGTCACGAAAAGGAGTTGGAGAAACGGGCGAAGGCGGCGCTTGGCGATCCGTGA
- a CDS encoding phosphatase PAP2 family protein, translating into MYDFDIAATQWINAWSGKSAVLDAAMIWVSAIGVPLMILGVAGQWWLQVDKRHTRHVLVATGMAFLLGLAVNQIVLLFVHRMRPYDNGLTHLLISRSADFSFPSDHATASFAIALTFLLYGMRRGYIFLAAALIVTLSRVYVGTHYVSDVVGGAVTALIAVIAVRAIYREDTRIDRFITGIL; encoded by the coding sequence ATGTATGATTTCGATATTGCCGCAACACAATGGATCAATGCCTGGTCGGGCAAAAGCGCGGTGCTGGATGCGGCGATGATTTGGGTTTCGGCCATCGGCGTGCCCTTGATGATACTGGGAGTTGCCGGCCAGTGGTGGCTGCAGGTTGACAAGAGGCATACGCGCCACGTTCTTGTGGCGACGGGAATGGCTTTTCTCTTGGGCCTTGCCGTCAACCAGATCGTGCTGCTGTTCGTTCATCGAATGCGTCCCTACGACAACGGCCTTACTCATCTCCTGATCTCTAGGAGCGCCGATTTCTCGTTTCCGTCCGATCATGCGACCGCCAGTTTCGCAATCGCGCTGACCTTCCTACTTTACGGTATGCGCCGCGGATATATCTTCCTCGCGGCGGCTCTGATCGTGACCCTTTCGCGAGTCTATGTTGGAACGCACTACGTCAGCGATGTTGTGGGCGGCGCAGTGACGGCCTTGATCGCGGTCATTGCGGTTCGGGCAATATATCGCGAAGATACGAGGATCGATCGCTTCATCACCGGAATATTGTAG
- a CDS encoding ArnT family glycosyltransferase, with amino-acid sequence MRAEAEAQSINPWKVAILLSAALTLYRFAIFAQIGLHPDEAYYWLWSRVPSAGYYDHAPMIAWWIWLSTRLLGDSPLGIRLFPILSVLVVSAVTVALSWELYRDRRLAVRAGVWLNAMPLIGFAALFATPDAPSMLFWTLAVWALAWLRRSGDRRIWLLVGLLAGLGCLSKYTNLFLGLGIVFWMILDSEARKRLFGPYMFVGGAIALVVFSPTIFWNFEHHWVSFTKQFGRIDSGQPSSWHTLEFLAGQFGLANPAIAIFAAIAVGIAWKQRRAGDFSSAAFLFALSAPLLIYMLLHSLHSRVQGNWLVPVYPAMAIMAAEGARRSAGSRHLSRMTKLAAPVGICLIVASLFYFASPLGQQASFPSPADKLIGWKELSQDIARYRPLHDARWIGTIDYGVTGELAFYAGDPQHVQEIVSRERYSFEMVDPQLVGQPALLVIPKATWMLPRLQKCLPQMEPVGEVARRAGKRVLERYTIFKINQAPQDIFSKGCTF; translated from the coding sequence GTGCGCGCTGAAGCCGAAGCGCAATCGATCAACCCGTGGAAAGTTGCCATCCTGCTATCGGCGGCGTTGACGCTCTACAGGTTTGCCATATTCGCTCAGATCGGCCTTCACCCTGACGAGGCCTACTATTGGCTTTGGTCCCGGGTGCCGTCGGCTGGCTACTACGACCATGCGCCAATGATCGCCTGGTGGATTTGGCTCTCGACACGGCTTCTGGGCGACAGCCCTCTCGGCATTCGCCTTTTTCCCATCCTGTCAGTATTGGTCGTTTCGGCGGTCACCGTCGCTCTTTCATGGGAGCTTTATCGCGATCGGCGGCTCGCCGTAAGAGCGGGTGTGTGGCTAAATGCGATGCCGCTGATTGGTTTTGCAGCGCTGTTTGCCACGCCTGATGCGCCGTCGATGCTATTCTGGACCTTAGCGGTATGGGCCCTGGCGTGGCTGCGCCGCAGCGGGGACAGGCGCATTTGGTTGCTCGTCGGCTTGCTCGCCGGTCTCGGTTGCCTGTCCAAATATACCAATCTGTTTCTCGGCCTTGGCATCGTCTTCTGGATGATCCTCGATTCCGAAGCGCGCAAACGCCTGTTTGGCCCTTACATGTTCGTTGGGGGCGCGATCGCTCTTGTCGTCTTCTCGCCCACTATCTTCTGGAATTTCGAACATCACTGGGTGTCGTTTACTAAACAGTTCGGCCGCATCGATAGTGGGCAACCGTCTTCGTGGCATACGCTGGAGTTCCTGGCAGGGCAATTCGGGCTTGCCAATCCGGCAATTGCGATCTTCGCCGCCATCGCCGTCGGGATAGCTTGGAAACAACGGCGCGCCGGCGACTTCTCGTCGGCCGCATTTCTGTTTGCGCTTTCAGCTCCGCTGCTCATCTATATGTTGCTTCACTCGCTTCATAGCCGCGTCCAGGGCAACTGGCTGGTGCCAGTCTACCCGGCCATGGCTATTATGGCCGCCGAAGGTGCGCGGCGTTCTGCCGGTTCACGTCACCTGAGCCGCATGACGAAATTGGCCGCGCCTGTCGGTATCTGTCTGATCGTTGCTTCTCTTTTCTATTTCGCTTCGCCTCTCGGACAGCAGGCGTCCTTTCCATCGCCGGCGGATAAGCTTATCGGTTGGAAAGAGTTGTCGCAGGACATCGCACGCTACAGGCCGCTCCATGATGCACGTTGGATCGGAACGATCGACTATGGCGTCACGGGCGAGCTCGCCTTCTATGCCGGTGATCCTCAGCATGTGCAGGAAATCGTCAGCCGGGAACGCTATTCCTTCGAAATGGTCGATCCGCAACTCGTTGGACAACCGGCCCTGCTGGTCATTCCAAAAGCCACCTGGATGCTTCCGAGGCTGCAAAAATGCCTGCCTCAGATGGAGCCTGTCGGCGAAGTTGCGCGTCGGGCGGGCAAACGCGTGCTGGAGCGATACACGATCTTCAAAATCAACCAAGCTCCACAGGACATCTTCAGCAAGGGATGCACCTTTTGA
- a CDS encoding ABC transporter ATP-binding protein, translated as MKTAAPQKTLADLAPMPSSNGNRGPILDIKNLNVRLKRLPGDVTVLDDVSYTVEHGEALAIVGESGAGKSVSTRAVLDLLDDRRFTIEGSIKLDGQELLTMPHRQRRKYISSVASLVFQDPTRALNPSMRVGAQIAEAMYRVKGRAQRYSRKEAEARALELLRAVGIADPQERFHAYPHQLSGGMRQRVVIAVAIACAPKIIFCDEPTSGLDVTTQALIMDLLQNLREQLGVAMVLITHDLLLAASRVDNVMVMYQGRLVEKLPSNGLFHNAAMPYTQALLRAMPGFSGEVPEPMPTLPYRLRAIQVACAYAPICPRVQDICRERTPPLAAVGDHHDALCFFPGPAEKATRRSVVIDNTKPASADKREPLLICDDIVREFSVRRGLFGKGTVSAVDHVSFDIARGETLAIVGETGSGKSTLARAIMDAPGPKSGRISIAGRALTGGRSVSRKQRGKLVQMVFQDPVGALDPKWTVANLIAEPLGAQGSLAAEEKRRRIAEILSRVGLSASEFGARLPRETSGGQAQRIAIARALVSSPDLVICDEPVTALDVSVQAQIIRLLFELKRDLNLTFLLIAHDLSVVRVLANRVATMYLGRFCEIGDTADIFARPAHPYSAALLSAIPPHPGDPVERPRIRLLGEPPSPLAPPSGCRFRTRCAYAQDICAKVTPKLTEHGPNRSVACHFPLTGVEAAPSSASTATAEAPH; from the coding sequence ATGAAAACTGCAGCTCCGCAAAAGACCCTCGCCGATCTGGCGCCGATGCCGTCCTCCAACGGCAACCGCGGTCCGATCCTTGACATCAAGAACCTCAACGTGCGCCTGAAGCGGCTGCCCGGCGATGTCACCGTGCTCGACGATGTCAGCTACACGGTCGAACACGGCGAAGCGCTTGCCATTGTCGGCGAATCCGGCGCCGGCAAGTCGGTCAGTACGCGCGCGGTGCTGGACCTGCTCGACGACCGGCGGTTCACGATCGAGGGTTCGATCAAGCTGGACGGCCAGGAATTGCTGACCATGCCGCACCGGCAGCGGCGCAAATACATATCGAGCGTTGCTTCCCTGGTCTTCCAGGATCCGACGCGGGCGCTGAACCCCTCCATGCGCGTCGGCGCGCAGATCGCCGAGGCCATGTACCGGGTCAAGGGCCGCGCGCAGCGCTACAGCCGGAAGGAGGCGGAGGCGCGCGCGCTGGAACTGCTGCGGGCCGTCGGCATCGCCGACCCGCAAGAGCGCTTCCACGCCTATCCGCACCAGCTTTCCGGCGGCATGCGCCAGCGCGTCGTAATCGCCGTCGCCATTGCCTGCGCACCGAAGATCATCTTCTGCGACGAGCCGACCTCCGGCCTCGACGTGACGACGCAGGCGCTGATCATGGATCTCCTGCAGAACCTGCGCGAACAACTCGGCGTCGCCATGGTGCTGATCACCCACGATCTGTTGCTGGCAGCCTCACGCGTCGACAATGTCATGGTCATGTACCAAGGCCGGCTGGTGGAAAAGCTGCCGTCGAACGGCCTGTTCCACAACGCCGCCATGCCCTATACCCAGGCGCTGCTGCGCGCCATGCCGGGCTTCAGCGGCGAGGTTCCCGAGCCGATGCCGACCCTGCCCTATCGCCTGCGCGCAATCCAAGTCGCATGCGCCTATGCGCCGATCTGCCCACGCGTGCAGGACATCTGCCGCGAACGGACGCCGCCGCTTGCGGCGGTCGGAGACCATCACGACGCCCTTTGCTTCTTTCCTGGACCTGCGGAAAAGGCGACGCGCCGGAGCGTCGTCATCGACAACACGAAGCCGGCATCCGCCGATAAGCGCGAGCCGCTGCTGATCTGCGACGACATCGTCCGGGAATTCTCGGTCCGGCGCGGGTTGTTCGGCAAGGGAACGGTATCGGCCGTCGATCACGTGTCGTTCGACATCGCCCGCGGCGAGACGCTGGCGATCGTCGGCGAAACGGGATCGGGCAAGTCCACACTGGCACGCGCGATCATGGATGCGCCCGGACCGAAATCCGGACGTATCAGCATCGCCGGCCGGGCGCTCACTGGCGGCCGCTCGGTATCGCGCAAGCAGCGCGGCAAGCTGGTGCAAATGGTGTTTCAGGATCCGGTCGGCGCGCTCGATCCGAAGTGGACCGTCGCCAATCTCATCGCCGAACCGCTTGGTGCCCAAGGTAGTCTTGCCGCCGAGGAAAAGCGGCGGCGCATCGCCGAAATCCTGAGCCGCGTCGGTCTATCGGCGAGCGAATTCGGCGCGCGGCTGCCTCGAGAAACCTCGGGCGGCCAGGCGCAACGCATCGCCATCGCCCGTGCGCTGGTGTCCTCGCCCGACCTCGTCATCTGCGACGAGCCCGTGACGGCGCTCGACGTCTCGGTGCAGGCTCAGATCATCCGTCTGCTGTTCGAGCTGAAGCGCGACCTGAACCTGACCTTCCTGCTGATCGCCCATGACCTGTCTGTGGTCCGCGTGCTGGCAAACCGGGTGGCGACCATGTATCTCGGCCGTTTCTGCGAGATCGGCGATACAGCCGACATTTTCGCCCGGCCGGCGCATCCTTATTCGGCTGCATTGTTGTCGGCCATCCCGCCGCATCCGGGCGATCCGGTCGAACGTCCGCGCATCCGGCTGCTTGGCGAGCCGCCCTCACCCCTGGCGCCACCGTCTGGCTGCCGGTTCCGCACGCGGTGCGCCTATGCACAGGATATCTGCGCCAAGGTCACACCGAAGCTTACGGAGCACGGACCGAACCGCAGCGTCGCCTGCCATTTTCCACTGACCGGAGTGGAGGCGGCTCCATCCTCGGCGTCGACGGCCACCGCGGAGGCGCCGCACTGA
- a CDS encoding ABC transporter permease, translating to MPSTADISAGKPSLTASVPNRIALSEADREWVATGSRAQWARKFRRLARAFRDPGVAAPAAILLFIVVACFLGPTLFNLYDPNVGSLRQGLLPIGTPGHPLGTNNLGNDLLSRLLHGGQVSILVGIVATGMGFLVGMTLGAIAGVFGGIFEAAIMRIFDALYAFPSLIIALAIAAYLGPSVFHTMIAIALFTVSGFGRLARGQTIRVRNFDYIVAARSSGMPEVKIVFQHVIPNIIPPLISLAVFNIGSAMVVEAGLSYLGLGIRIPDPSWGNLIADAQPYLARDPTLIYIPATALFVTVLAITLLSDGFRRRLAIDR from the coding sequence ATGCCCTCAACAGCTGACATCTCCGCTGGCAAGCCGTCTCTGACAGCATCTGTACCCAACCGCATCGCCCTGTCGGAGGCCGACCGGGAATGGGTCGCCACCGGCAGCCGCGCCCAATGGGCGCGAAAATTCCGACGCCTGGCGAGGGCCTTCCGTGATCCGGGCGTCGCCGCACCGGCAGCCATCCTGCTGTTCATTGTGGTCGCCTGCTTCCTCGGCCCGACCCTTTTCAACCTTTACGATCCAAACGTGGGCAGCCTGCGGCAGGGCCTGCTTCCGATCGGCACGCCAGGCCATCCGCTCGGCACCAACAATCTCGGCAACGACCTGCTGTCCCGGCTGCTGCATGGCGGGCAGGTTTCGATCCTCGTCGGCATCGTCGCGACCGGCATGGGCTTTTTAGTCGGCATGACGCTCGGCGCGATCGCCGGCGTCTTCGGCGGTATCTTCGAAGCCGCCATCATGCGCATCTTCGACGCGCTCTATGCCTTCCCGTCGCTGATCATCGCACTGGCAATCGCTGCCTATCTGGGGCCGTCGGTCTTCCACACGATGATCGCCATCGCGCTGTTCACCGTTTCCGGCTTTGGCCGGCTGGCGCGCGGCCAGACCATCCGGGTGCGCAATTTCGATTATATCGTTGCCGCACGGTCCTCGGGCATGCCGGAGGTCAAGATCGTCTTCCAGCATGTGATCCCGAACATCATCCCGCCGCTGATCTCGCTCGCCGTCTTCAACATCGGCAGCGCCATGGTGGTGGAGGCAGGCCTCAGCTATCTCGGCCTCGGCATCCGCATTCCCGACCCGAGCTGGGGCAACCTCATCGCCGACGCCCAGCCCTATCTCGCGCGGGATCCGACGCTCATCTACATCCCGGCGACAGCGCTGTTCGTCACGGTGCTCGCCATCACCCTTCTTTCCGACGGCTTCCGCCGGCGACTGGCTATCGACCGATGA
- a CDS encoding ABC transporter permease, with protein MLRMIVTRIPQMIVVILIVTIIAFVMVNLLPGDIVSVILGDQYTPEAAAQLTQELSLDQPVPIRYLIWLWRAVHLDFGTSLATHVSVVESMLQDALPTLELVIGAMVSAVILGSALAIGAVASRNPWIDRAGTALALFCTSLPNFILALIVTTIFGVQLHIIPTIGWADPGDAGWGANIGAIIMPSIILGLTIFPSIMRIFRSELQEQLESEEYVTLARMKGVTGWGLIWRHVARNSAFGLITVVAAGLGPLVSGAVILENIFAIPGLGTLLFQGIQLHDSPVVVGCVTVVAVIVVLSNLGADLVYAALDPRVRDALNS; from the coding sequence ATGTTACGCATGATTGTTACCCGCATCCCGCAGATGATCGTGGTAATCCTGATCGTGACGATCATCGCCTTCGTCATGGTTAACCTGCTGCCTGGCGACATCGTCTCGGTCATCCTTGGCGATCAGTACACGCCGGAAGCAGCAGCCCAGCTTACGCAGGAGCTATCCCTCGATCAGCCCGTCCCGATCCGCTATCTGATCTGGCTCTGGCGGGCTGTTCATCTAGATTTCGGCACATCGCTGGCGACGCATGTTTCCGTGGTGGAATCCATGCTGCAGGATGCCTTGCCGACGCTGGAACTGGTGATCGGTGCGATGGTTTCGGCCGTCATCCTTGGATCGGCGCTCGCGATTGGCGCCGTCGCCAGCCGCAATCCGTGGATCGATCGCGCCGGCACCGCGCTGGCGCTGTTCTGCACGTCGCTTCCCAATTTCATCCTGGCGCTGATCGTCACAACGATTTTCGGCGTACAATTGCATATCATCCCGACCATCGGCTGGGCCGATCCCGGCGATGCCGGCTGGGGCGCCAATATCGGCGCCATCATCATGCCTTCCATCATCCTTGGGCTGACGATCTTCCCAAGCATCATGCGCATCTTCCGGTCCGAACTGCAGGAACAGCTGGAGTCGGAAGAATATGTGACGCTGGCGCGCATGAAGGGCGTGACCGGTTGGGGCCTGATCTGGCGGCATGTTGCCCGCAACTCCGCCTTCGGCCTCATTACCGTGGTGGCGGCCGGCCTCGGACCACTCGTCTCCGGCGCCGTCATTCTCGAAAACATCTTCGCCATTCCCGGCCTCGGAACGCTGCTGTTCCAGGGGATCCAGCTGCACGACTCGCCCGTCGTCGTCGGCTGTGTCACCGTCGTGGCGGTGATCGTGGTGCTCTCCAACCTGGGAGCGGATCTGGTCTATGCCGCCCTCGATCCGCGTGTGCGCGATGCCCTCAACAGCTGA
- a CDS encoding aldo/keto reductase, translating to MQYTNLGRTGLRVSRFVIGGAHFGQTLTQQELDAIVHAGWDAGITTFYTGDDYNVGEGERMLGEAIKSRREDLVLMVKAGYRVGAYGNYSRQGMPTDIREDYVAQRTGNLDYDRLWQAGVAPTARGLNRKHMTKALDESLKRLQTDYIDVYMAHFFDETTPLEETMDVLDGFVRSGKVRYLGCAQFNAWQFVRSLWVSDKAFLHRFEASQLNFSMLERGVEAEVLPALRATGASLFAAITDAGGMLTGQYDRTSERPGGEGARQRYIDPFWNDESFAAMEKIGACARRLGRAPLEMAQAWTLAQEPVASLWIGPHTPQEIAEQTKVTERPLAADELTEINEMLKTIPVNLRR from the coding sequence ATGCAATATACCAATCTCGGCAGGACCGGCCTCAGGGTTTCGCGTTTCGTCATCGGCGGCGCCCATTTCGGGCAGACGCTGACACAGCAGGAACTCGATGCGATCGTGCATGCCGGTTGGGATGCGGGCATCACCACCTTCTACACCGGCGACGACTACAATGTCGGCGAGGGCGAGCGCATGCTGGGCGAGGCGATCAAGTCGCGCCGCGAAGATCTCGTCTTGATGGTGAAGGCCGGCTACCGGGTCGGTGCCTACGGGAACTATTCGCGTCAGGGAATGCCGACCGATATCAGGGAAGACTATGTCGCTCAGCGCACCGGCAATCTCGATTACGACCGACTCTGGCAGGCAGGCGTGGCGCCGACGGCGCGCGGGCTCAACCGCAAGCACATGACAAAGGCGCTGGACGAAAGCCTGAAGCGCCTGCAGACCGATTATATCGACGTCTACATGGCGCATTTTTTCGACGAAACGACGCCGCTCGAGGAAACGATGGATGTGCTGGACGGTTTCGTACGCTCCGGCAAGGTGCGCTATCTCGGTTGCGCGCAGTTCAATGCTTGGCAGTTCGTTCGTTCGCTTTGGGTGTCGGACAAGGCCTTCCTCCATCGCTTCGAGGCTTCGCAGCTGAATTTCAGCATGCTGGAACGCGGTGTTGAGGCCGAGGTACTGCCGGCGTTGCGCGCCACGGGCGCCAGCCTGTTTGCCGCCATCACCGATGCCGGCGGCATGCTGACCGGCCAATATGATCGTACCAGCGAGCGTCCCGGCGGCGAGGGTGCCCGCCAGCGTTACATCGATCCATTCTGGAACGACGAGTCCTTCGCAGCCATGGAGAAGATCGGTGCCTGCGCCCGCCGGCTCGGGCGCGCGCCGCTTGAAATGGCGCAAGCCTGGACCCTGGCGCAGGAGCCGGTGGCGTCGCTCTGGATCGGGCCGCATACGCCGCAAGAGATCGCCGAGCAAACGAAAGTGACCGAGCGCCCGCTTGCTGCGGACGAACTGACAGAGATCAACGAGATGTTGAAGACGATCCCCGTCAACCTTCGGCGATAG